The genome window CGGGGGATCTGGGCTTTGAGCTGGTTGGCTCGGCGCGTGCGACATTCCCAGAGGGGTTTTGGCGCGAAGAGCCTGCATTTGTGCAGCGCACATTTTATCCGGTGGATGGCGACTTTGGTCGAAGAAATCGCCTTGTGGGGCTTTATAGTTTTAATCATGCGCTGGCGAAGGTGTTTTCTGCTGAGCTCTACGAGCGAGAACCTGAAGTATTCTCAGAGGTCTATGGCCGCCGACGTGAGCCGAAGGGCAGTGCGGGGATGGATGCTCAGCCTGACTTCTCAGAGCCACGCGCGGTCGAACTTGCGGCAGAGGCCGCACTGGCGGCCTTTGAGAAGAACCCTGAGGCGCGCAGCTTCTCGCTTTCGATCAATGACAATGTGTTGTTTGATGATTCCGAGGCGACGCAGCAATTGGTCGAACCTGTTAATTATTTTAGAACGCGCCCGAACTATACCGATCTAGTGTTCGGCTTTATGAATGCTGTCGCAGAGCGGGTGTTTGAAGAGGGCGGCGCATGGACGACGCCCTCGGGGCAACCGCGTTACTTGACTGCGCTGGCGTATTATTGGACAGAGCAGTCGCCATCGTTTCAGATTCATCCACGCGTGATGCCGGTCTTGACCTCGGATCGCGCGCAGTGGCACGATCCGGAATATCGTGCGGGCGATAAGGCACTGATCAAGCGCTGGGCGGATTCGGGTGCAGAGCGCATTGCGACATGGGATTACTACTTCGGCTCACCATACATTTATCCCCGCCAGTTCAATGAGTGGATTGCGGAGAGCCTCGCGTTTATGAGCCAGAATGGAGTCACTGTATTCTTCTCTCAATTACCATCCTCTTGGGGCTTGGACGGGGGCAAGGCATGGTTGGCATCCGAGTTGTTGTGGAACCCCGAGCAGGATGCTGACGTGCTCTTGGATGAGTATTATACGAATTTCTTTGGTGCAGCAGCGGCACCGATCCGCGGCTTTTATGAGCGGGCGGAGTCGCATCGCAATGCGAATGAGGGCACGGCAGACTGGATCAAATTCTACAAAGATGAGTCTGGGATCGAATTGTTTGATACAGAGATTTTACTGGAGTTACGTGGCTTAATTGAGTCGGCAAAGGCGCTTGTGGAAGACGATGCTCGACGCTTGGCACGCGTGGAGGTGGTTTCGGAGGCGTTCAGTTTGACGGAAGCATTTGCGCAGTCGCATGCGGCGAGTTCAGAATTGGTGGCGAACTCGCTGGCAGTGTTGTCTGAGTCTGAGGGAGGCGCCGCCGCGAGTTTACCGGCGCAGTTAATAGACTTTATGAGTGCACGCACCGCTTTTAATCAGTTGAGCGAGCTACTTTTGAAAAATCCGATGCATGCTCGTTTGAAGCATTTCACGAACTTTGCCAAATTGGATCCCGTCGCGTTGAGTCTCGCTGCAATGGCGCATGGTGGAGTTTCAATCCCAGAAGCGGATTTGCTTGATTATACGGGGGAGGTGCAGATAGCGCAGTGGTGGGCTGATTCGGATGACGTGTTTCATTCGAAGTCATCGAACGTCGAGCTTCGCCACGCTGCAGGGGAGTCG of Lentimonas sp. CC4 contains these proteins:
- a CDS encoding DUF4838 domain-containing protein: MRLYHLVFSLCLFIGVLPLSAQSSRSGEWRVERLLGSSQLSLESIRTLVVPAQPGAALLAAVEDFREVFALRYGVDLEIVTATESRPKSAIYLGDSGRVRCRAGDGSFSIHREGARVYVAADGERGLLNGVYALCSELLGARWYWAGDLGFELVGSARATFPEGFWREEPAFVQRTFYPVDGDFGRRNRLVGLYSFNHALAKVFSAELYEREPEVFSEVYGRRREPKGSAGMDAQPDFSEPRAVELAAEAALAAFEKNPEARSFSLSINDNVLFDDSEATQQLVEPVNYFRTRPNYTDLVFGFMNAVAERVFEEGGAWTTPSGQPRYLTALAYYWTEQSPSFQIHPRVMPVLTSDRAQWHDPEYRAGDKALIKRWADSGAERIATWDYYFGSPYIYPRQFNEWIAESLAFMSQNGVTVFFSQLPSSWGLDGGKAWLASELLWNPEQDADVLLDEYYTNFFGAAAAPIRGFYERAESHRNANEGTADWIKFYKDESGIELFDTEILLELRGLIESAKALVEDDARRLARVEVVSEAFSLTEAFAQSHAASSELVANSLAVLSESEGGAAASLPAQLIDFMSARTAFNQLSELLLKNPMHARLKHFTNFAKLDPVALSLAAMAHGGVSIPEADLLDYTGEVQIAQWWADSDDVFHSKSSNVELRHAAGESKPRNFLGPNLPKVKDWVLDFRPSEFLSVGAVDGDSGIRVTGADMFSIFRDVPVISEQRYLLDASLAYRISPDNRTHVSLSWSDRDGRSLGKEMLFRCPTGESYGTQRIVLPIRAPSQAYTLRVRFVVSRQYEGDYLDLERVNFGLIAK